In the genome of Desulfovibrio desulfuricans, one region contains:
- a CDS encoding methyl-accepting chemotaxis protein, which translates to MFKECSIKWKVLGVALIGPLVIAAIMAWERVDDIHSGAEEAIVEKSRTIVLMAEAIRNEMGHKLEIGIMKPFDQLPADKVLDAVPVVTAMRMAAQNSKQAGYEFRVPKVQPRNPVNTPTELELKVLKQLEEKGLSEVVIREHDKIRFFRPIRLTKECLFCHGNTAGDKDVVGGTKEGWKEGEIHGAFEVISSLEKANTQTDMAKINVTMWTAGTLAILAACAWILLRSGIINPLERIRKFAAAVAQGDLKARPDGEFHAELSDVKEAIETMVDNLKVKMDEAEDKGKEAAAQAVRAENALVEANQQGERVSTLLGQMQTVARQAIKIAQQVSQSAEALATQVGQVTAGARQQQTRSSETATAMEEMNATVLEVARSSASSAASVDQARTMASQGERVVIEAVEAIRAVRTQTSELQGTMSSLGSQAEGISRIMNVISDIADQTNLLALNAAIEAARAGDAGRGFAVVADEVRKLAEKTMYATNEVGSAIQSIQTGTQASLQGMEKAAQAVEQATSLANQSGEALKQIVVLSEDNSDQVRSIATAAEQQSATSEEINRAVEDVSRIATETVDGMAQANAAVARLAELVRDLENLIDKLEAAGKGDNM; encoded by the coding sequence ATGTTTAAAGAGTGCAGCATTAAATGGAAAGTTCTTGGCGTAGCCCTGATCGGCCCGCTGGTGATCGCCGCGATCATGGCATGGGAGCGGGTGGACGACATCCATAGTGGCGCGGAAGAAGCTATTGTGGAAAAAAGCCGCACCATTGTGCTGATGGCTGAAGCTATCCGCAATGAAATGGGCCACAAGCTTGAAATAGGGATAATGAAGCCCTTTGACCAGTTGCCAGCCGACAAGGTTCTTGATGCTGTACCGGTTGTTACGGCCATGCGCATGGCCGCCCAAAATTCAAAGCAGGCTGGCTACGAATTCAGGGTCCCCAAGGTGCAGCCCCGCAACCCCGTCAACACGCCCACGGAGCTTGAGCTCAAGGTGCTGAAGCAGCTTGAGGAAAAAGGGCTTTCGGAAGTTGTCATCCGTGAGCACGACAAAATACGGTTTTTCCGGCCAATCAGGCTCACCAAGGAATGCCTTTTTTGCCACGGCAACACCGCTGGTGATAAAGACGTTGTAGGCGGCACCAAGGAAGGCTGGAAAGAAGGTGAAATCCACGGGGCCTTTGAAGTTATCAGCTCGCTGGAAAAAGCCAACACCCAGACTGATATGGCCAAAATCAACGTCACAATGTGGACAGCCGGCACGCTTGCCATACTGGCAGCATGCGCCTGGATACTGCTGCGAAGCGGCATTATCAACCCGCTTGAGCGTATCCGTAAATTTGCCGCCGCTGTTGCTCAGGGCGATCTTAAAGCCCGCCCTGACGGCGAATTTCATGCCGAGCTTTCTGATGTAAAAGAAGCCATTGAAACAATGGTGGACAACCTCAAGGTCAAGATGGACGAAGCCGAGGACAAGGGCAAAGAGGCCGCCGCGCAGGCTGTCCGCGCAGAAAATGCCCTTGTCGAGGCAAACCAGCAGGGAGAACGCGTTTCAACCCTGCTGGGCCAGATGCAAACCGTTGCCCGTCAGGCCATAAAGATCGCGCAGCAGGTTTCGCAGTCGGCAGAAGCCCTTGCCACGCAGGTTGGCCAGGTTACCGCCGGGGCCAGGCAACAGCAGACCAGATCCTCTGAAACCGCCACGGCTATGGAAGAAATGAACGCGACTGTTCTTGAGGTTGCGCGCAGCTCTGCCAGCTCTGCTGCCAGCGTTGATCAGGCGCGCACCATGGCCTCGCAAGGTGAACGTGTGGTCATTGAAGCTGTAGAGGCCATACGCGCAGTGCGCACCCAGACCAGCGAGCTGCAGGGCACCATGTCCTCGCTTGGCAGTCAGGCCGAAGGCATCAGCCGTATCATGAACGTCATTTCCGACATCGCGGACCAAACCAACCTGTTGGCGCTCAATGCCGCCATTGAAGCGGCTCGCGCGGGCGACGCCGGTCGTGGTTTTGCGGTTGTTGCCGACGAGGTGCGCAAACTGGCGGAAAAAACAATGTATGCCACCAATGAGGTCGGCTCCGCCATCCAGTCCATCCAGACTGGAACGCAAGCCAGCCTGCAAGGCATGGAAAAAGCCGCCCAGGCCGTGGAACAGGCCACATCGCTTGCAAACCAGTCGGGCGAAGCTCTCAAGCAGATTGTCGTCCTTTCGGAAGACAACTCCGACCAGGTTCGGTCGATTGCCACCGCTGCCGAGCAACAGTCCGCCACCAGCGAAGAGATCAACCGCGCGGTCGAGGACGTCAGCCGCATTGCAACCGAAACCGTCGACGGCATGGCGCAAGCCAACGCGGCGGTGGCTCGCCTTGCGGAGCTTGTGCGCGATCTGGAAAACCTCATCGACAAGCTTGAAGCAGCGGGCAAAGGCGACAACATGTAA
- a CDS encoding NADH-quinone oxidoreductase subunit A — MSSTELVDIVYIMAFCLGGMSFALGPFVIVFFLAPRITRNTVGKTRQIVECGIDPIGDAWIKFGAVYYMYSLLFLAFAVDILFLFPVAVIYNKASPVSDFLTFAEVFLFVGILSLVIVYAWRKGVFQWQRKIYLDR, encoded by the coding sequence ATGTCTAGCACCGAACTTGTTGATATCGTCTACATCATGGCGTTCTGTCTTGGCGGCATGAGCTTTGCCCTCGGCCCTTTTGTCATTGTATTTTTTCTTGCGCCCCGTATTACGCGCAACACCGTGGGCAAAACACGGCAAATAGTTGAATGCGGCATTGACCCCATTGGTGACGCCTGGATCAAATTTGGCGCTGTGTACTATATGTACTCGCTGTTGTTCCTCGCCTTTGCGGTTGATATTCTCTTTCTCTTTCCTGTTGCTGTTATCTACAACAAAGCCTCGCCTGTCAGCGATTTTTTGACCTTCGCGGAAGTATTTCTGTTTGTGGGCATTCTGTCCCTTGTCATTGTCTATGCGTGGAGAAAGGGAGTGTTCCAATGGCAACGGAAAATATATTTGGATCGGTAG
- a CDS encoding NADH-quinone oxidoreductase subunit B, translating to MATENIFGSVVHFSKLDVLLDLCRANSLWPMTFGLACCAIEMMATGASRFDLARFGAEVFRPSPRQSDVMIVSGTINKKMAPAVQILYDQMPEPKWVIAMGNCAISGGPFVYEGQYGVVEGVGKLFPVDVFIPGCPPRPEALIEGILKLEEKLTGTRRWPVVTPPGLPGPAAAQAERAKTAASALTAQDEAGGQQS from the coding sequence ATGGCAACGGAAAATATATTTGGATCGGTAGTCCACTTTTCGAAGCTCGATGTGCTGCTTGACTTGTGCCGTGCCAACTCGCTCTGGCCCATGACCTTTGGCCTTGCCTGCTGCGCCATTGAAATGATGGCAACCGGCGCGTCCCGTTTTGATCTGGCACGGTTTGGGGCTGAGGTGTTCAGGCCGTCGCCGAGGCAAAGCGACGTGATGATCGTTTCTGGCACCATCAATAAAAAGATGGCCCCGGCCGTGCAGATTCTTTACGACCAGATGCCCGAACCCAAGTGGGTCATCGCCATGGGCAACTGCGCCATTTCCGGCGGGCCATTTGTGTACGAGGGCCAGTACGGCGTTGTGGAAGGCGTGGGCAAGCTGTTTCCTGTGGACGTGTTTATTCCCGGCTGCCCTCCCCGGCCTGAAGCGCTTATCGAAGGTATTCTCAAGCTTGAAGAAAAGCTCACCGGCACCCGCCGCTGGCCGGTGGTGACGCCCCCCGGGCTGCCCGGCCCCGCTGCGGCGCAGGCCGAACGGGCCAAAACCGCAGCCTCGGCGCTAACTGCACAGGATGAGGCGGGAGGGCAACAATCATGA
- a CDS encoding NADH-quinone oxidoreductase subunit C, protein MNADTLNAQLAALPGAVLRATEHAAVGYDLSTTLPESSLIAAVTIMDKAGYFIEGMTGVDWLGECEALRKEAEAKAQKAAEAAAASRADADAPGADAARPAPPAETQEQGCPPQQDELEVVYDFNLYAARHRVCLRVRTPRANPLIHTIAEIYPIAHWHEREIHEFFGIVFIGHPYLIPLLLPEDAEYHPLLKDYSA, encoded by the coding sequence ATGAACGCGGATACCCTTAACGCGCAGCTGGCAGCCTTGCCCGGAGCCGTGTTGCGCGCCACCGAACACGCGGCTGTAGGTTACGACCTCTCTACGACGCTGCCGGAAAGCTCGCTGATCGCCGCCGTAACCATTATGGACAAGGCCGGATACTTTATTGAAGGCATGACCGGGGTGGATTGGCTTGGCGAATGCGAGGCCCTGCGCAAAGAGGCCGAAGCCAAGGCCCAAAAGGCCGCCGAAGCCGCGGCCGCCAGCAGGGCTGATGCCGACGCGCCGGGGGCTGACGCCGCCAGGCCCGCCCCACCGGCTGAAACCCAGGAGCAGGGTTGCCCCCCGCAGCAAGACGAGCTTGAAGTGGTGTACGACTTCAACCTCTATGCCGCCCGCCACCGGGTATGCCTGCGGGTGCGCACGCCGCGCGCAAACCCGCTGATCCACACCATTGCCGAAATATACCCCATAGCCCACTGGCACGAACGCGAAATACACGAGTTCTTTGGCATCGTCTTTATCGGGCATCCATACCTTATCCCCCTGCTGCTGCCCGAAGACGCGGAATACCACCCATTGCTCAAGGACTACAGCGCATGA
- a CDS encoding NADH-quinone oxidoreductase subunit D, which yields MNYLAQSPTDERFVLNLGPQHPATHGVLRVKMVMDGEYIVEAEPVLGYIHRMHEKMAENRTWAQFMPNTGRMDYLHALAYNHGYACVVERAAGIEVPERAEFIRVITNELNRVSSHLLWFGAFVLDLGGFSPLLYAFDDREQILDLLEAVTGSRLTYCYFRFGGVYNDVDDAFVTGTRAFIARMRERLPMYHALVSQNLIIQQRLVDVGIVPAEMCRKYGATGPVARGAGIAFDVRKHEPYGVYDRFDFDVPVYPEADSMARYKVRMDEIEQSLRIIEQALDQLPGGPVMAAKVPKTVKPPKGDYYHAVETARGLLGIHAVSDGSGTPWRLKWRTPCFSNLLVFGEASRGMLLPDALALLGSLDLVIPDIDR from the coding sequence ATGAACTATCTTGCCCAAAGTCCCACCGACGAGCGGTTTGTTCTCAACCTTGGCCCGCAGCACCCGGCCACGCACGGCGTTTTGCGCGTCAAGATGGTCATGGACGGCGAGTACATCGTGGAGGCCGAGCCTGTGCTTGGCTACATCCACCGCATGCACGAAAAAATGGCCGAAAACCGCACCTGGGCGCAGTTTATGCCCAACACGGGCCGCATGGATTACCTGCATGCCCTGGCGTACAACCACGGCTACGCCTGCGTGGTTGAGCGGGCCGCCGGCATTGAAGTGCCGGAACGCGCCGAGTTTATCCGCGTAATCACCAACGAGCTGAACCGCGTTTCAAGCCATCTCCTCTGGTTTGGGGCCTTTGTGCTTGATCTTGGCGGTTTTTCGCCGCTCTTGTACGCCTTTGACGATCGCGAGCAGATACTTGACCTGCTCGAAGCTGTCACCGGCTCGCGCCTCACGTACTGCTACTTTCGCTTTGGCGGCGTGTACAACGACGTTGACGACGCCTTTGTCACAGGCACGCGGGCCTTTATTGCGCGCATGCGCGAACGCCTGCCCATGTATCACGCCCTTGTCTCCCAGAACCTCATTATCCAGCAGCGCCTTGTGGACGTGGGCATCGTACCCGCCGAGATGTGCCGCAAATACGGCGCAACCGGCCCTGTGGCGCGGGGCGCGGGCATTGCCTTTGACGTGCGCAAGCACGAGCCATACGGCGTCTACGACCGCTTCGACTTCGACGTGCCGGTGTACCCCGAGGCCGACTCCATGGCGCGCTACAAGGTGCGCATGGACGAAATTGAGCAGAGCCTGCGCATCATTGAACAGGCGCTCGATCAGCTGCCCGGAGGGCCGGTTATGGCGGCCAAGGTTCCCAAAACCGTCAAGCCGCCCAAGGGCGACTATTATCATGCGGTGGAGACGGCGCGCGGCCTTTTGGGCATCCACGCCGTCAGCGACGGCAGCGGTACTCCCTGGCGGCTCAAGTGGCGCACGCCCTGTTTTTCAAACCTGCTCGTTTTTGGCGAGGCCAGCAGAGGAATGCTGCTGCCAGACGCCCTGGCGCTGCTCGGCAGCCTTGATCTGGTTATTCCCGATATTGACCGCTAA
- the nuoH gene encoding NADH-quinone oxidoreductase subunit NuoH, whose product MTFYSEMLRLLGYLVGFLVFVALNAAYLVWVERKVAGHIQRRVGPKEVGPYGLLQPIADGLKLMAKQVFIPKDADGVLFCLGPVLVMTPAFMSFVTIPYTEGLVARNLNLGLLAIYAFASVNVLGLLLGAWGSRNKYAVISAARVVSQNVAYEIPMLLIVVSLVMVTGTLNLSEIVGTQSGGFWHWNVLRLSASPLMPVSFIIFFICMLAETNRAPFDMAEAESELIAGAFTEYSGMGFGVYFMGEYANVVVGASLLTLLFLGGWDCPLGLWPGAHWFAIKLYAVIFTVIWVRWTFPRTTFYGLLNLSWKVLIPIALVNLVITSALLKVL is encoded by the coding sequence ATGACGTTTTACTCCGAAATGCTGCGTCTTCTTGGGTATCTGGTAGGGTTCCTTGTCTTTGTGGCGCTTAACGCCGCCTACCTTGTGTGGGTTGAGCGCAAGGTGGCAGGGCACATACAGCGGCGCGTAGGCCCCAAGGAAGTTGGCCCTTATGGCCTGCTGCAGCCGATTGCCGACGGCCTCAAGCTTATGGCCAAGCAGGTGTTCATCCCCAAAGATGCCGACGGCGTGCTGTTTTGCCTCGGCCCCGTGCTGGTGATGACCCCGGCCTTCATGAGTTTTGTGACCATCCCCTACACCGAGGGCCTTGTGGCGCGCAACCTCAACCTGGGGCTGCTGGCCATCTACGCCTTTGCCTCGGTAAACGTGCTGGGCCTGCTGCTGGGGGCCTGGGGCTCGCGCAACAAGTACGCCGTTATCTCCGCAGCGCGCGTGGTCTCGCAAAACGTGGCCTACGAAATACCCATGCTGCTGATTGTGGTGAGCCTCGTGATGGTGACCGGCACCCTCAACCTCAGCGAAATCGTGGGCACGCAGTCCGGCGGGTTCTGGCACTGGAACGTGCTGCGCCTCTCGGCAAGCCCGCTCATGCCCGTCTCGTTCATCATCTTTTTTATCTGCATGCTGGCAGAGACAAACCGCGCCCCCTTTGACATGGCCGAGGCGGAAAGCGAGCTCATCGCGGGAGCGTTTACGGAATACTCGGGCATGGGCTTTGGCGTGTACTTTATGGGCGAGTACGCCAACGTGGTGGTGGGCGCAAGCCTGCTCACCCTGCTGTTTCTTGGCGGGTGGGATTGCCCGCTTGGGCTGTGGCCGGGGGCGCACTGGTTTGCCATCAAGCTCTACGCGGTCATTTTTACCGTCATATGGGTACGCTGGACGTTTCCGCGCACCACATTTTACGGCCTGCTCAACCTTTCGTGGAAGGTGCTCATACCAATTGCGCTCGTCAATCTTGTCATTACCAGCGCGCTGCTCAAGGTGCTGTAG
- a CDS encoding NuoI/complex I 23 kDa subunit family protein, translating to MNAYFKNIFAGGWSLCVGMGITLRYCFKPVVTKSYPREVLPIPPRYRGHIDLVYDPETGTDRCIVCGSCQKACPSGCIELAGEKLEGAKKKTLTSYKLNFTKCSLCGMCVESCPTNALTFSHDYNLAGFDEAEYHFDLVRRLKERP from the coding sequence ATGAACGCATACTTTAAAAATATCTTTGCTGGCGGGTGGAGCCTCTGTGTGGGCATGGGCATAACGCTGCGCTATTGTTTCAAGCCGGTGGTCACAAAGTCGTACCCGCGCGAGGTGCTGCCCATACCGCCGCGCTACAGGGGCCACATCGACCTTGTATACGACCCCGAAACCGGCACGGACAGGTGCATAGTGTGCGGGTCGTGCCAGAAGGCCTGCCCCTCGGGCTGCATCGAGCTTGCTGGCGAAAAGCTGGAAGGAGCCAAAAAAAAGACCCTCACGAGCTACAAACTCAATTTTACCAAGTGCAGCCTGTGCGGCATGTGCGTGGAATCGTGCCCCACCAACGCGCTCACCTTTTCTCATGACTACAATCTGGCCGGTTTTGACGAGGCGGAGTACCACTTTGACCTTGTACGGCGGCTCAAGGAGCGTCCCTGA
- a CDS encoding NADH-quinone oxidoreductase subunit J family protein has product MQTLAEGIFWFFVLVTFCGAILAVSARTLIRRVAGLALCFTGVAGLYYYLSSPFVAFMQMLVYVGALCVTITFAIMLAETSDANRAPRRHRLNMALGAAASCTITAVLAALSITAPWPDTPQAQTEGTIERIGQSMLSTYSLSFELISVVLVVAMVGALALARHGRDK; this is encoded by the coding sequence ATGCAAACACTGGCTGAGGGCATCTTCTGGTTTTTTGTGCTGGTGACCTTTTGCGGCGCGATACTGGCTGTTTCCGCGCGTACGCTCATACGCCGCGTGGCCGGGCTTGCCCTGTGCTTTACCGGCGTGGCCGGGCTTTACTACTACCTGTCGAGCCCCTTTGTGGCCTTTATGCAGATGCTTGTGTACGTGGGCGCGCTGTGCGTCACCATAACCTTTGCCATCATGCTGGCCGAAACCTCGGACGCCAACCGCGCCCCGCGCCGTCACAGGCTCAACATGGCTCTTGGGGCGGCGGCCAGCTGCACCATCACAGCCGTGCTGGCGGCGCTGTCCATCACAGCCCCCTGGCCCGACACGCCGCAGGCGCAGACCGAGGGAACCATCGAACGCATAGGCCAATCGATGCTGAGCACGTACTCCTTGAGCTTTGAGCTTATTTCCGTGGTTCTGGTGGTGGCAATGGTGGGGGCGCTCGCCCTGGCCCGCCACGGGAGGGACAAGTGA